One Conger conger chromosome 18, fConCon1.1, whole genome shotgun sequence DNA window includes the following coding sequences:
- the LOC133118245 gene encoding serine/threonine-protein phosphatase 4 regulatory subunit 3-like isoform X1, producing MSDTRRRVKVYTLNEDRQWDDRGTGHVSSTFVERQKGISLLVRAESDGSILLESRISPNTAYQKQQDTLIVWSEAENYDLALSFQEKAGCDEIWEKICQVQGKDPAVEITQDPIDESEEERMEELPETSHLVDLPPCELAKLEELADLVTSVLSSPIRREKLALALMSDGYIKRLLQLFQACEDLDNREGLHHLHEIVRGVLFLNKAALFEVMFSDDCIMDVVGCLEYDPALVQPRRHRDFLTKTAKFKEVIPITDSELRQKIHQTYRVQYIQDIILPTPSVFEENFLSTLTSFIFFNKVEIVSMLQEDEKFLTEVFAQLTDEATEAGKRRELVNFFKEFCAFSQTLQPQNRDAFFKTLANLGILPALEIVMGMDDLQVRAAATDIFSYLVEFSPSMVREFVMQELQQTDDDVLLINVVIKQMICDSDPELGGAVQLMGLLRTLIDPENMLAPTNKTEKTEFLSFFYKYCMQVLTAPLLANTAEETCSEDSPEGSTKINPVCPDNFQTAQLLALILELLTFCVEHHTYHIKNYIMTKDLLRRVLMLMNSKHTFLALCALRFMRRIIGLKDEFYNRYIIKGNLFEPVINALLDNGTRYNLLNSAVIELFEFIKVEDIKTLIAHIVDNFYTALESIEYVQTFKGLKSKYEQERERQNQRLNRYRRDARALDDDEEMWFNEDEDDDDEGEPVVEKSRSEEDFPESYGKFIQAKKVSLSAGAANGSNGANGKPAVPPPSPASPNSSSAKSTLLPATPMAKTALVGLVDYPDDEDEEEEEEESPRKRPRLGT from the exons ATGTCGGATACTCGGCGGCGTGTGAAAGTCTACACGTTAAATGAAGACCGACAGTGGGACGATAGAGGGACTGGACATGTCTCATCCACCTTTGTCGAACGGCAGAAGGGTATATCTTTGTTGGTTCGGGCGGAATCGGACG GTTCGATTTTGTTAGAATCCAGAATCAGTCCCAACACCGCATATCAGAAACAACAA GACACATTGATTGTTTGGTCTGAAGCAGAGAATTATGACCTGGCTCTCAGCTTCCAGGAAAAGGCAGGCTGCGATGAAATTTGGGAAAAGATTTGCCAG GTGCAGGGTAAAGACCCGGCCGTGGAGATCACTCAGGACCCCATCGACGAGTCGGAGGAGGAGCGCATGGAGGAGCTGCCGGAGACCAGCCACCTGGTGGACCTGCCCCCCTgcgagctggccaagctggaggagctggccgACCTGGTGACCTCGGTGCTGTCCTCGCCCATCCGGCGCGAGAAGCTGGCCCTGGCGCTGATGAGCGACGGCTACATCAAGCGGCTGCTGCAGCTCTTCCAGGCCTGCGAGGACCTGGACAACCGCGAGGGCCTGCACCACCTGCACGAGATCGTGCGCGGCGTGCTCTTCCTCAACAAGGCCGCGCTCTTCGAGGTCATGTTCTCCGACGACTGCATCATGGACGTGGTGGGCTGCCTGGAGTACGACCCCGCCCTGGTGCAGCCCAGGCGCCACCGCGACTTCCTCACCAAGACCGCCAAGTTCAAGGAGGTCATCCCCATCACGGACTCGGAGCTGCGGCAGAAGATCCACCAGACCTACCGCGTGCAGTACATCCAGGACATCATCCTGCCCACCCCCTCCGTGTTCGAGGAGAACTTCCTGTCCACGCTCACCTCCTTCATCTTCTTCAACAAGGTGGAGATCGTCAGCATGCTGCAG GAAGATGAGAAGTTTCTGACGGAGGTGTTTGCACAGTTAACGGATGAAGCCACTGAGgcagggaagaggagagagctG GTCAACTTTTTCAAAGAGTTCTGCGCTTTTTCACAAACACTGCAACCACAGAACAGGGACGCCTTCTTCAAAACCCTGGCTAACCTGGGCATCCTGCCTGCTCTGGAGATAGTGATG GGTATGGATGACCTGCAGGTGAGGGCAGCGGCCACAGACATCTTCTCCTACCTGGTGGAGTTCAGCCCGTCCATGGTGCGAGAGTTCGTCATGCAGGAGCTCCAGCAGACCGACGAC GATGTGTTGCTGATCAACGTGGTGATCAAGCAGATGATCTGCGACTCGGACCCCGAGCTGGGGGGGGCCGTGCAGCTGATGGGCCTCCTGCGGACGCTGATCGATCCGGAGAACATGCTGGCCCCCACCAAC AAAACGGAGAAGACGGAGTTCCTGAGTTTCTTCTATAAGTACTGCATGCAGGTGCTCACTGCCCCTCTACTGGCCAACACTGCTGAGGAGACCTGCAGTGAAG ATTCACCGGAGGGATCCACCAAGATCAACCCGGTGTGTCCCG ATAACTTCCAGACGGCCCAGCTGCTGGCGCTGATCCTGGAGCTGCTGACCTTCTGCGTGGAGCACCACACCTACCACATAAAGAACTACATCATGACCAAGGACCTGCTGCGCAGGGTCCTCATGCTCATGAACTCCAAGCACACCTTCCTGGCCTTGT GTGCCCTCCGCTTCATGAGGAGGATCATCGGTCTGAAGGATGAGTTTTATAACCGATACATCATTAAAGGGAACCTGTTTGAGCCGGTCATAAACGCCCTTCTGGACAACGGGACCAGATACAACCTCCTCAACTCTGCTGTCATCGAGCTCTTTGAGTTCATCAAAgtg GAGGATATCAAGACCCTCATAGCGCACATAGTGGACAACTTCTACACGGCGCTGGAGTCCATCGAGTACGTGCAGACCTTCAAAGGTCTGAAGAGCAAGTACgagcaggagagggagcggCAGAACCAGAGACTCAACAG GTACCGGCGAGATGCTCGGGCTCTGGACGATGATGAAGAAATGTGGTTTAATGAAGacgaagatgatgatgatgaaggagaGCCAGTCGTGGAGAAGAGCAGGTCTGAGGAAGACTTCCCAGAGAGCTATGGGAAATTTATCCAGGCGAAAAAAG tctctctctccgcagGGGCAGCTAACGGCTCTAACGGCGCTAACGGGAAGCCCGCGGTGCCCCCGCCCTCTCCCGCCAGCCCCAACAGCTCCAGCGCAAAGTCCACCCTGCTGCCTGCCACGCCCATGGCCAAG ACCGCGCTGGTGGGGCTGGTGGATTACCCCGAcgatgaagatgaggaagaggaggaggaagagtccCCACGGAAGCGGCCTCGTTTGGGAACATAG
- the LOC133118245 gene encoding serine/threonine-protein phosphatase 4 regulatory subunit 3-like isoform X2, which yields MADSGSILLESRISPNTAYQKQQDTLIVWSEAENYDLALSFQEKAGCDEIWEKICQVQGKDPAVEITQDPIDESEEERMEELPETSHLVDLPPCELAKLEELADLVTSVLSSPIRREKLALALMSDGYIKRLLQLFQACEDLDNREGLHHLHEIVRGVLFLNKAALFEVMFSDDCIMDVVGCLEYDPALVQPRRHRDFLTKTAKFKEVIPITDSELRQKIHQTYRVQYIQDIILPTPSVFEENFLSTLTSFIFFNKVEIVSMLQEDEKFLTEVFAQLTDEATEAGKRRELVNFFKEFCAFSQTLQPQNRDAFFKTLANLGILPALEIVMGMDDLQVRAAATDIFSYLVEFSPSMVREFVMQELQQTDDDVLLINVVIKQMICDSDPELGGAVQLMGLLRTLIDPENMLAPTNKTEKTEFLSFFYKYCMQVLTAPLLANTAEETCSEDSPEGSTKINPVCPDNFQTAQLLALILELLTFCVEHHTYHIKNYIMTKDLLRRVLMLMNSKHTFLALCALRFMRRIIGLKDEFYNRYIIKGNLFEPVINALLDNGTRYNLLNSAVIELFEFIKVEDIKTLIAHIVDNFYTALESIEYVQTFKGLKSKYEQERERQNQRLNRYRRDARALDDDEEMWFNEDEDDDDEGEPVVEKSRSEEDFPESYGKFIQAKKVSLSAGAANGSNGANGKPAVPPPSPASPNSSSAKSTLLPATPMAKTALVGLVDYPDDEDEEEEEEESPRKRPRLGT from the exons ATGGCGGACAGCG GTTCGATTTTGTTAGAATCCAGAATCAGTCCCAACACCGCATATCAGAAACAACAA GACACATTGATTGTTTGGTCTGAAGCAGAGAATTATGACCTGGCTCTCAGCTTCCAGGAAAAGGCAGGCTGCGATGAAATTTGGGAAAAGATTTGCCAG GTGCAGGGTAAAGACCCGGCCGTGGAGATCACTCAGGACCCCATCGACGAGTCGGAGGAGGAGCGCATGGAGGAGCTGCCGGAGACCAGCCACCTGGTGGACCTGCCCCCCTgcgagctggccaagctggaggagctggccgACCTGGTGACCTCGGTGCTGTCCTCGCCCATCCGGCGCGAGAAGCTGGCCCTGGCGCTGATGAGCGACGGCTACATCAAGCGGCTGCTGCAGCTCTTCCAGGCCTGCGAGGACCTGGACAACCGCGAGGGCCTGCACCACCTGCACGAGATCGTGCGCGGCGTGCTCTTCCTCAACAAGGCCGCGCTCTTCGAGGTCATGTTCTCCGACGACTGCATCATGGACGTGGTGGGCTGCCTGGAGTACGACCCCGCCCTGGTGCAGCCCAGGCGCCACCGCGACTTCCTCACCAAGACCGCCAAGTTCAAGGAGGTCATCCCCATCACGGACTCGGAGCTGCGGCAGAAGATCCACCAGACCTACCGCGTGCAGTACATCCAGGACATCATCCTGCCCACCCCCTCCGTGTTCGAGGAGAACTTCCTGTCCACGCTCACCTCCTTCATCTTCTTCAACAAGGTGGAGATCGTCAGCATGCTGCAG GAAGATGAGAAGTTTCTGACGGAGGTGTTTGCACAGTTAACGGATGAAGCCACTGAGgcagggaagaggagagagctG GTCAACTTTTTCAAAGAGTTCTGCGCTTTTTCACAAACACTGCAACCACAGAACAGGGACGCCTTCTTCAAAACCCTGGCTAACCTGGGCATCCTGCCTGCTCTGGAGATAGTGATG GGTATGGATGACCTGCAGGTGAGGGCAGCGGCCACAGACATCTTCTCCTACCTGGTGGAGTTCAGCCCGTCCATGGTGCGAGAGTTCGTCATGCAGGAGCTCCAGCAGACCGACGAC GATGTGTTGCTGATCAACGTGGTGATCAAGCAGATGATCTGCGACTCGGACCCCGAGCTGGGGGGGGCCGTGCAGCTGATGGGCCTCCTGCGGACGCTGATCGATCCGGAGAACATGCTGGCCCCCACCAAC AAAACGGAGAAGACGGAGTTCCTGAGTTTCTTCTATAAGTACTGCATGCAGGTGCTCACTGCCCCTCTACTGGCCAACACTGCTGAGGAGACCTGCAGTGAAG ATTCACCGGAGGGATCCACCAAGATCAACCCGGTGTGTCCCG ATAACTTCCAGACGGCCCAGCTGCTGGCGCTGATCCTGGAGCTGCTGACCTTCTGCGTGGAGCACCACACCTACCACATAAAGAACTACATCATGACCAAGGACCTGCTGCGCAGGGTCCTCATGCTCATGAACTCCAAGCACACCTTCCTGGCCTTGT GTGCCCTCCGCTTCATGAGGAGGATCATCGGTCTGAAGGATGAGTTTTATAACCGATACATCATTAAAGGGAACCTGTTTGAGCCGGTCATAAACGCCCTTCTGGACAACGGGACCAGATACAACCTCCTCAACTCTGCTGTCATCGAGCTCTTTGAGTTCATCAAAgtg GAGGATATCAAGACCCTCATAGCGCACATAGTGGACAACTTCTACACGGCGCTGGAGTCCATCGAGTACGTGCAGACCTTCAAAGGTCTGAAGAGCAAGTACgagcaggagagggagcggCAGAACCAGAGACTCAACAG GTACCGGCGAGATGCTCGGGCTCTGGACGATGATGAAGAAATGTGGTTTAATGAAGacgaagatgatgatgatgaaggagaGCCAGTCGTGGAGAAGAGCAGGTCTGAGGAAGACTTCCCAGAGAGCTATGGGAAATTTATCCAGGCGAAAAAAG tctctctctccgcagGGGCAGCTAACGGCTCTAACGGCGCTAACGGGAAGCCCGCGGTGCCCCCGCCCTCTCCCGCCAGCCCCAACAGCTCCAGCGCAAAGTCCACCCTGCTGCCTGCCACGCCCATGGCCAAG ACCGCGCTGGTGGGGCTGGTGGATTACCCCGAcgatgaagatgaggaagaggaggaggaagagtccCCACGGAAGCGGCCTCGTTTGGGAACATAG
- the LOC133118246 gene encoding cilia- and flagella-associated protein 36-like: MSEDSEWVVESIAGYLGSPEWVIPVTDFMENKCTVFDDEDENKLTYTEIHQQYKVLVEKLLENYMEEVGISEQQFTDACSSPFAQSKALQAVFQPVLATDDFQVFRSLMVQKNVELQLQALRVIKERNGVLPDCLTNGMDMMSELEQQEMRILQEVLRRSKEEYDQEMARRTQSEEVLEPASTSSSDRPMQNSAESLGPVPAQPTNTPKKGEVKSNRQPDLVASSQTQMPVLTNGASTKVSSAAGKRDKEETGSRSEECVQKSAAISPTASVKFPPGQDGVDAKVSPAVRPPLKEPGSSSSVRRSRGQAGEAWLEEASKEAGISKPFTELSEAQQEQLQQRALYLRQQRDKLQALKKEQQRPTPAQCKQEGDPANRSVTANGLATDRITASQTGSAPLVAQNKKDVTAEEKKRLQKRKHLAEKLKEEVIKK; encoded by the exons ATGTCTGAAGACAGCGAGTGGGTCGTGGAGAGCATCGCCGGCTATTTGGGGAGTCCCGAATGGGTCATTCCAGTAACCGACTTTatggaaaacaaatgtacaG TTTTTGACGATGAAGATGAGAATAAACTGACGTACACGGAAATTCACCAGCAGTATAAGGTCTTG GTTGAGAAGCTTCTGGAAAACTACATGGAGGAAGTGGGGATCAGCGAGCAGCAGTTTACAGACGCGTGCTCCTCTCCTTTCGCCCAGTCCAAAGCGCTGCAG GCCGTGTTCCAGCCGGTTCTGGCTACGGATGACTTCCAGGTGTTCCGCTCGCTGATGGTGCAGAAGAACgtggagctgcagctgcaggctCTGCGCGTGATTAAGGAGAGGAATG GCGTGCTGCCAGACTGTCTGACCAATGGGATGGACATGATGAGCGAACTGGAGCAGCAGGAGATGAGGATCCTGCAGGAGGTGCTGAG GAGGTCAAAGGAGGAGTATGACCAGGAGATGGCCAGGAGGACACAGTCTGAGGAGGTCCTGGAGCCTGCCTCCACCAGCAGCTCGGACCGGCCCATGCAGAACAGTGCCGAGTCACTGGGCCCAGTCCCGGCCCAGCCCACAAACACTCCCAAG AAGGGGGAGGTGAAGAGTAACAGGCAGCCAGATTTGGTGGCCAGCAGCCAGACTCAAATGCCTGTGCTCACCAACGGCGCCAGCACAAAG GTGAGCAGTGCAGCAGGGAAGAGAGATAAGGAGGAGACTGGCTCCAGATCAGAGGAGTGTGTGCAGAAGAGTGCAGCAATCAGTCCTACAGCATCTGTCAAGTTTCCTCCAG GCCAGGACGGTGTGGATGCAAAGGTGTCCCCAGCAGTGAGGCCCCCCTTAAAGGAGCCCGGCTCTTCGTCATCGGTCAGGAGGAGCAGGGGCCAGGCGGGAGAGGCCTGGCTGGAAGAGGCGAGCAAAGAGGCCGGAATCTCGAAACCCTTCACC GAGCTGTCAGAGGCACAGCAGGAGCAgctccagcagagggcgctgtatCTGAGGCAGCAGAGGGATAAACTGCAGGCCCTGAAGAAGGAGCAGCAGCGGCCCACACCT GCACAATGCAAGCAGGAGGGGGACCCCGCCAACAGGAGCGTCACCGCTAACGGTCTGGCGACAGATCGGATCACCGCCTCGCAAACGGGAAGTGCGCCCCTAGTGGCACAGAATAAAAAG GATGTCACCGCAGAAGAGAAGAAGCGTTTGCAGAAAAGGAAACACCTGGCAGAAAAGCTCAAAGAGGAAGTCATTAAAAAGTAA
- the LOC133118153 gene encoding polyribonucleotide nucleotidyltransferase 1, mitochondrial: MKHFLVLGLKVARLHSRYCHQSVWSRHGTARKVAVDLGERKLEISTGRLARFADGSAVVQFGETSVMVTAVSKTKPTSSQFMPLVVDYRRKAAAAGRIPTNHLRRELGTTDDEILTSRLIDRSIRPLFPAGYFYDTQVVCNLLAVDGRNDPDVLAINGASAALTLSDIPWNGPIGAVRMGIVNGEFVVNPTRKQMAFSTLNMVVAGASHSQVVMIEAAADNVLQQDFCHAVKLGVKHIQQIVLGLQQLAKEQGVTKRIPAKLFTPVQEMVDHARKLASNKIYAVFTNFSHDKISRDEAINSVRLDTEGQIKERFPDAEPYDVVEAFNTVSKEVFRNLTFNEYKRCDGRNLTSLRDINCEVDILKPLHGSALFQRGQTQVLCTVTFDSIESSVKADPVTAALSGIKEKNFMLHYEFPPYATNEIGKLGGVNRRELGHGALAEKALKPVIPSNFPFTIRVTSEVLESNGSSSMASACGGSLALLDAGVPITAPVAGVAIGLISKANPEKPSEFQDYRLLTDILGIEDYNGDMDFKLAGTSKGITALQADVKIPGLPLKIVMEAIQQATGAKREILSIMNKTIAKPRASRKGNGPVVETVRVPVSRRARFVGPGGYNLRRLQALTGVTINQVDEETFSVFAPTPSAMNEAQEFIGELCKDDQDIQLEFGAVYTATIIEIRDNGVMVKLYPNMTPVLLHNTQLDHKRIRHPSALGLEAGQQIQVKYFGRDPIDGRMRLSRKVLWAPTASLVKTVSEKQSIVMGTESVPVDATNSS, from the exons ATGAAACATTTTCTCGTCCTTGGGTTGAAGGTAGCCCGGTTACATTCGCGATACTGTCACCAGAGTGTTTGGAGTAGGCATGGCACGGCCAGGAAGGTGGCAGTTGACTTGGGGGAAAG AAAACTTGAGATATCCACGGGCAGACTTGCCAGGTTTGCTGATGGAAGCGCTGTTGTACAG TTTGGTGAAACCTCTGTGATGGTGACCGCTGTTAGCAAAACGAAGCCTACCTCCTCTCAGTTCATGCCACTAGTA GTGGACTACAGGCGCAAAGCTGCCGCTGCCGGAAGGATACCCACCAACCACCTCCGACGAGAGCTGGGCACGACGGACGACGAGATCCTCACCAGCCGGCTGATCG ATAGGTCCATCAGGCCACTTTTCCCTGCTGGTTATTTCTACGACACGCAG GTGGTGTGTAACCTGTTAGCTGTTGATGGCCGGAATGACCCAGACGTTCTTGCGATCAATGGGG CCTCCGCTGCTCTTACTCTCTCTGACATCCCATGGAACGGGCCCATTG GCGCGGTGCGAATGGGCATTGTAAATGGAGAGTTTGTGGTGAATCCGACCCGGAAGCAGATGGCATTCAGCACGCTGAACATGGTGGTGGCAGGCGCTTCTCATAGCCAAGTGG tgATGATTGAGGCGGCAGCGGACAACGTGCTGCAGCAGGACTTCTGCCACGCCGTGAAGCTGGGCGTCAAACACATCCAGCAGATCGTCCTGGGCCTGCAGCAGCTGGCCAAGGAGCAGGGTGTGACCAAACGCATCCCTGCCAAACTCTTCACCCCCGTCCAGGAGATGGTGGACCATGCGCGGAA ATTGGCATCGAATAAGATCTATGCTGTTTTCACAAACTTTTCCCATGACAAA ATTTCCAGAGATGAGGCCATCAACAGTGTACGACTGGACACTGAGGGGCAGATTAAAG aaagGTTTCCTGACGCTGAGCCTTATGACGTGGTTGAAGCCTTCAACACTGTGTCCAAGGAGGTGTTCAGGAACTTAACATTTAACGAATACAAGAG GTGTGATGGGAGGAATCTGACATCTTTGAGAGACATTAACTGTGAGGTGGACATCCTTAAACCCCTCCACGGTTCTGCTCTTTTCCAGAGGGGACAAACACAG GTGCTTTGTACTGTTACGTTTGATTCTATAGAATCCAGTGTGAAAGCAGACCCTGTCACTGCCGCTTTGAG tgGAATCAAAGAGAAGAACTTCATGCTCCACTATGAG TTCCCTCCCTACGCCACCAACGAGATCGGGAAGCTGGGCGGAGTCAACCGCCGGGAACTCGGCCACG GGGCCCTGGCGGAGAAGGCTCTGAAGCCCGTCATCCCCTCCAACTTCCCCTTCACCATACGGGTCACGTCGGAAGTGTTGGAGTCTAACG GTTCTTCGTCCATGGCATCGGCGTGTGGGGGCAGCCTGGCTCTCCTGGACGCAG GTGTGCCGATCACGGCTCCAGTGGCCGGAGTGGCCATAGGCCTCATCTCCAAGGCAAACCCAGAGAAGCCATCTGAGTTCCAGGACTACAGGCTACTCACAGACATCCTC GGCATCGAGGATTACAACGGAGACATGGATTTCAAATTGGCGGGAACCAGCAAGGGCATCACTGCATTACAG GCTGACGTAAAGATTCCTGGGTTACCTCTCAAAATCGTAATGGAGGCAATCCAGCAAGCGACGG GAGCGAAGAGGGAGATTTTGTCCATCATGAATAAAACTATCGCCAAACCGAGGGCCAGCAGAAAAGGGAACGGACCGGTCGTGG AGACGGTCAGAGTGCCTGTCTCCAGACGAGCACGCTTTGTGGGTCCTGGGGGCTACAACCTCCGCAGGCTGCAAGCCCTGACAG GTGTGACTATAAACCAGGTGGATGAGGAGACTTTCTCCGTGTTTGCCCCGACCCCCAGCGCCATGAATGAAGCACAGGAGTTTATCGGAGAGCTGTGCAAGGATGAC CAAGACATACAGCTGGAGTTTGGTGCAGTCTACACAGCAACCATTATAGAAATAAG GGACAACGGAGTAATGGTCAAGCTGTATCCAAACATGACCCCTGTCCTGCTCCACAACACCCAGCTGGACCACAAGCGG ATACGACACCCGAGTGCTCTTGGCCTGGAGGCTGGTCAGCAGATTCAG GTCAAATATTTTGGACGAGACCCAATTGACGGAAGGATGCGACTGTCTCGTAAAGTGCTTTGGGCTCCAACAGCCTCGCTGGTCAAGACCGTGAGTGAGAAGCAGAGCATTGTCATGGGAACAGAAAGTGTTCCTGTTGATGCCACAAATTCCTCTTGA
- the togaram1 gene encoding TOG array regulator of axonemal microtubules protein 2 produces the protein MAQMGSKCIQERIRAINQLVEDCTLKPEMVKPCIFSVFDNIRARLLESNRCVNLHMLKALGTIIPQMKESLNKVVYQLIPAIADNHLNSKTNAIYCSALAAIRSVVHNLDNSILLEVFVTKAQLLGGRAKTDLTDAVTDMAIKLYPRRPKMVEQQTLPLLWHMLAVRSRSAATATLFRALYGHMGARLPVAAAYQPVIVRNGLQRLLSSAH, from the exons ATGGCCCAGATGGGATCAAAATGCATCCAGGAGCGCATCAGAGCTATAAACCAGCTAGTGGAGGACTGCACCTTGAAGCCAGAGATGGTCAAGCCCTGTATATTCTCG GTTTTTGACAACATCAGAGCCAGGCTGCTGGAGTCGAATAGATGCGTTAATCTCCACATGTTGAAGGCCCTTGGGACCATAATCCCCCAAATGAAGGAGAGTTTGAACAAGGTGGTCTACCAGCTGATCCCTGCCATCGCTGACAACCACCTCAATTCCAAGACCAACGCCATCTACTGTTCCGCCCTAGCTGCCATCCGCAGTGTTGTGCACAATCTCG ATAACTCCATCCTTCTGGAGGTTTTTGTCACCAAGGCCCAGCTCCTTGGTGGGCGTGCAAAGACAGACCTCACTGATGCCGTTACAG ACATGGCGATAAAGCTGTACCCCCGCAGGCCTAAGATGGTGGAACAGCAGACGCTTCCTCTCCTGTGGCACATGCTGGCCGTCCGCAGTCGCAGTGCTGCCACGGCTACCTTGTTCAGGGCCCTGTACGGTCACATGGGGGCCAGGCTGCCGGTGGCGGCTGCCTATCAGCCCGTCATCGTCCGTAACGGCCTCCAGCGCCTGCTCAGCTCTGCTCATTAA